A single Deltaproteobacteria bacterium DNA region contains:
- a CDS encoding aldo/keto reductase family protein, whose product MKYRSLGKCGTKVSALALGGWTTFGGSVTDEELIRKLLLCAYENGINFFDIADIYAKGEAERVMGKVLQEFPRHELVLSSKLFWPMSEDVNDRGLSRKHIMESVNKSLQRIGSDYLDLYFCHRFDDQTPLEETLRAMDDLIHQGKILYWGTSEWSANQIRAAHEICEKNNLYKPQVEQPQFSLLVRNRIEKEIRPLALEKGMGLVVWSPLASGLLTGKYDESLPEGSRLARIDWLRENIKTPENLALVKKFKTVADEIGCSRAQLALAWELNQEGISSVITGATRLEQLQENLGAVKVKYNPEIEMKLNQIFPPGK is encoded by the coding sequence ATGAAATATCGATCTTTAGGAAAATGCGGAACCAAAGTGAGCGCCCTTGCCCTGGGGGGATGGACCACCTTTGGAGGAAGCGTCACGGATGAAGAGCTGATCCGAAAACTTCTCCTTTGTGCCTATGAAAATGGGATCAACTTTTTTGATATCGCGGATATTTATGCAAAAGGAGAAGCCGAACGAGTGATGGGGAAAGTGCTGCAGGAATTTCCCCGACATGAACTTGTTCTTTCCTCCAAATTGTTTTGGCCTATGAGTGAAGATGTGAATGACCGAGGGCTTTCCCGAAAACACATTATGGAATCGGTAAATAAAAGTTTGCAGCGCATAGGCAGCGACTATTTAGACCTTTACTTCTGCCATCGTTTTGATGATCAGACGCCACTTGAAGAAACCCTTCGAGCCATGGATGATCTGATTCATCAGGGGAAAATTCTCTACTGGGGAACCAGTGAATGGAGTGCCAATCAAATCAGGGCTGCCCACGAAATTTGCGAAAAAAATAATTTATACAAACCTCAAGTGGAACAACCGCAATTTAGCCTGCTGGTCCGAAATCGCATCGAAAAGGAAATTCGTCCTCTCGCCTTGGAAAAAGGAATGGGGCTGGTGGTATGGAGCCCTTTGGCTTCTGGATTACTGACTGGGAAATACGATGAAAGCTTACCGGAAGGCTCTCGCCTTGCCCGTATCGATTGGTTGAGAGAGAATATCAAAACTCCTGAAAATTTAGCCTTGGTTAAAAAATTTAAAACCGTCGCCGATGAAATCGGCTGTAGTCGTGCCCAACTTGCCTTGGCCTGGGAGCTCAATCAGGAAGGGATTTCCAGTGTCATAACGGGAGCGACCCGGCTGGAGCAGCTTCAAGAAAACCTGGGGGCAGTGAAGGTGAAATATAATCCAGAAATTGAAATGAAGTTGAACCAGATTTTTCCCCCCGGAAAGTAA